The Dehalococcoidia bacterium genome includes a region encoding these proteins:
- a CDS encoding MBL fold metallo-hydrolase — protein sequence MAKMIYRTLEIMPFGTNCYLVASEQTRDAMVIDPASDGARIMKNIDELGFRVGLVVVTHAHPDHYGAARPIVESTGASFAIHSADVELLQIYDYSRQFTIDDPGSQAPPAPDRILTDNDSLVIGDLTFRVLHVPGHSAGGICIEGHGVVFSGDTLFNMGIARTDFPGGDHSLLISGIRSRLLVLPDQTVVLPGHGPKTTIGREKRGNPFLRRIDGAVP from the coding sequence ATGGCGAAAATGATCTACAGAACTCTGGAGATCATGCCTTTTGGAACAAACTGCTATCTTGTGGCATCAGAGCAAACCCGGGATGCTATGGTCATCGACCCGGCCAGTGACGGGGCAAGGATCATGAAGAATATCGATGAGCTGGGCTTTCGGGTAGGCCTTGTTGTAGTTACACACGCACATCCGGATCACTATGGAGCGGCCAGGCCGATCGTGGAATCCACCGGAGCCAGCTTCGCCATCCATAGTGCTGACGTCGAACTACTCCAGATATATGACTACAGCCGCCAATTTACAATCGATGACCCCGGTTCCCAAGCGCCGCCGGCGCCCGATCGAATACTCACAGACAACGATTCTCTGGTCATCGGAGATTTAACATTTCGCGTATTGCACGTCCCCGGCCACAGCGCAGGCGGCATCTGCATTGAAGGGCATGGAGTTGTATTCAGCGGGGATACGCTGTTCAATATGGGCATCGCTCGCACTGATTTCCCCGGCGGAGATCATAGTCTGCTGATTTCCGGCATACGCAGCAGGCTGCTGGTTCTGCCTGATCAGACAGTGGTTTTGCCCGGACACGGTCCCAAAACCACAATCGGCCGGGAGAAAAGGGGGAATCCCTTCCTCAGGCGAATTGATGGAGCCGTTCCCTGA
- a CDS encoding MMPL family transporter, translated as MIAKILLGVWGLIQNRLKWVFLLGIIALIGLGLGARYVDVSNNYGDYMPSYTQEFKDIYKLDKNFSNDQLIVLVEPKSGDTQAGMNEILSNQNMAAMRYFDRYFYEADGKTPKKDVQFVITPAFTVDLLRGNADPTAKDDDSTVLVAGVETSINATWLLDPKTGELTRQGKGVFFNKGAGRIAFGLKGGLDNKVKGDYIDEAKAVLKEAGFDSNVKTTVTGSPFVLYYQETHVPQTIAKIMMIAIAIMIVILALMFRTRGFFVWRWLSLGLVLVGVLYTMGIMGWLDWNITVVSMGVFPILLGLGVDYSIQFHNRFDEEHRKGITADQAVRNTLEHIGPPLVIAMLAACGGFAAVFFAKTPMVEGFGKMLIVGVGVCLVVATLFLLPILYLKERKNDATNKPETKGDSRIDKAATWIAHKSVQLVIPLLIIAIGFSAYGWIKESDLKGNVGYKNYVSQKVQPMKDLARLTDYAGGVSPLDLLVDAPEGKTVLEPEVLQWMSIQSKAWLADTNPTTLPGHYSGTYSNLASFYEGAFNMLPPNPTVGETLLGLMPERFSLNYVSPDRTQAHLSFGSTSPEVEAKRIFTADIKKYFSTPPEGYTVTYTGNGVLNPRLAQDLEDSRGKLTYIGIGFIIAMLLLFFKFRILRVITAALPIALILGWSSAVMYAKGLTVTTLGALLPAQLMGIGVEFTILLLMRYYEERDKGGLPIDCMTTAISRIGRAIVVSGLMVMIGFGTLWFAFTYPFLSQFGWITIIDMALVLVSTLVLLPGIVVTFDNWNDKRKKVAEPAKK; from the coding sequence ATGATAGCAAAGATTCTGTTAGGCGTCTGGGGCCTTATTCAAAACAGACTCAAATGGGTCTTTCTCCTTGGAATCATAGCATTGATCGGCCTGGGACTGGGAGCCAGATACGTGGATGTGTCCAACAACTATGGGGACTATATGCCCAGTTACACCCAAGAGTTCAAGGACATCTATAAACTGGATAAGAATTTCAGCAACGATCAACTCATCGTGCTGGTTGAACCCAAAAGCGGGGATACTCAAGCCGGCATGAATGAGATCCTGAGCAATCAGAACATGGCCGCGATGCGGTATTTTGATCGCTACTTCTATGAGGCTGATGGGAAAACGCCAAAGAAGGACGTGCAGTTCGTTATCACACCGGCGTTCACCGTTGACCTGTTGAGAGGCAATGCCGATCCCACTGCCAAAGACGACGACTCGACGGTGTTGGTAGCGGGCGTGGAAACGAGTATAAATGCTACATGGTTGCTCGATCCCAAAACAGGAGAGCTGACCCGGCAGGGTAAAGGCGTCTTCTTCAATAAGGGCGCCGGCCGTATCGCATTTGGTCTCAAAGGAGGCCTGGACAATAAGGTCAAGGGAGACTATATCGACGAAGCGAAAGCTGTTCTGAAAGAGGCCGGCTTCGATAGTAATGTCAAAACGACGGTAACCGGTTCTCCCTTTGTACTGTACTATCAGGAAACCCACGTTCCTCAGACAATCGCCAAGATTATGATGATCGCCATTGCCATCATGATAGTCATCCTGGCGCTGATGTTCAGGACTCGCGGGTTCTTCGTCTGGCGGTGGTTATCGCTGGGCCTGGTTCTTGTTGGTGTGCTTTACACCATGGGGATCATGGGGTGGCTTGACTGGAATATTACTGTGGTTTCCATGGGGGTGTTCCCCATCTTGCTCGGATTGGGCGTGGACTATTCCATCCAGTTCCACAATCGTTTTGACGAAGAGCATCGGAAAGGGATAACGGCAGACCAGGCGGTGAGGAATACCCTGGAACACATCGGTCCTCCCTTGGTCATCGCCATGCTGGCGGCCTGCGGCGGTTTTGCCGCGGTATTCTTTGCCAAGACCCCCATGGTGGAAGGCTTTGGTAAGATGCTCATTGTGGGCGTCGGCGTATGTCTGGTGGTTGCGACACTGTTCCTGCTCCCTATCCTCTACCTGAAGGAACGGAAGAACGATGCCACCAACAAGCCCGAGACGAAAGGAGATTCGCGGATCGATAAGGCAGCGACGTGGATTGCTCACAAATCGGTCCAATTGGTCATCCCGCTTTTGATTATCGCCATAGGGTTCTCAGCTTACGGTTGGATCAAAGAGTCCGACCTGAAGGGGAACGTCGGATATAAGAACTACGTTTCACAGAAGGTCCAACCGATGAAGGACCTCGCCAGGCTAACCGATTACGCCGGAGGGGTCAGTCCTCTAGATTTGTTGGTGGACGCTCCTGAGGGCAAGACTGTCCTTGAACCCGAGGTCCTGCAATGGATGTCTATCCAGTCGAAAGCATGGTTGGCAGATACGAATCCAACAACGCTTCCCGGGCATTACTCGGGTACGTATTCCAACCTGGCAAGCTTCTATGAGGGGGCTTTTAACATGTTGCCTCCCAACCCAACTGTGGGCGAAACGTTGCTGGGGTTGATGCCGGAGAGGTTCTCGCTCAACTATGTCTCGCCGGATCGCACACAGGCTCACCTCTCGTTCGGCTCTACTTCGCCCGAGGTCGAGGCTAAGCGAATCTTCACCGCGGACATCAAAAAGTACTTCTCAACTCCACCCGAGGGATACACGGTCACCTATACGGGCAATGGTGTGCTCAATCCCAGGCTGGCGCAGGATCTGGAAGACAGCCGCGGCAAGTTGACCTACATCGGAATAGGCTTCATCATCGCGATGCTGCTCCTCTTTTTCAAGTTCAGAATCCTGAGAGTTATCACCGCTGCCCTGCCAATTGCCCTGATCCTTGGATGGTCATCAGCAGTGATGTATGCTAAGGGTCTGACGGTGACCACACTCGGGGCGCTGCTGCCGGCGCAACTCATGGGAATCGGCGTGGAATTCACCATCCTGCTGTTGATGCGTTACTATGAGGAGCGGGATAAAGGTGGTCTTCCCATAGATTGCATGACCACCGCCATCAGCCGGATCGGGCGTGCCATCGTTGTCTCAGGGTTGATGGTGATGATCGGCTTCGGGACTTTGTGGTTCGCATTCACCTATCCCTTCCTGAGCCAGTTCGGGTGGATCACGATCATCGATATGGCTCTGGTGCTGGTGAGCACGCTGGTTCTGCTCCCCGGGATAGTTGTAACATTCGATAACTGGAATGACAAACGCAAGAAGGTCGCCGAACCAGCCAAAAAATAG